A genomic stretch from Bacillus sp. N1-1 includes:
- a CDS encoding cell wall hydrolase — MKFVHVLGSLVLASCFYLFVFEDSASAMMDKGSRGSEVEHMQRVLEKLDYFHTTPTGYYGSVTEEAVRDFQADFGLSADGIAGTNTLNMLSNLEMIAHVVHGESRGEIYKGKVAVASVILNRVQSSAFPGSTYGVIYQQNAFTALNDGQYWLTPDASSYRAAKDAYFGWDPSGGATYYYNPSGVSDEWIYSREVIKTIGQHVYAR; from the coding sequence ATGAAATTTGTACACGTACTTGGTTCTCTAGTCCTTGCTTCATGCTTTTATTTATTCGTTTTTGAAGACAGTGCTTCTGCAATGATGGATAAGGGGTCGAGAGGATCAGAGGTTGAGCACATGCAAAGGGTGTTGGAGAAGCTCGATTATTTCCACACGACACCAACGGGCTACTATGGTTCGGTTACGGAAGAAGCCGTTCGCGATTTCCAAGCGGATTTCGGACTTAGCGCGGATGGTATTGCTGGAACGAATACGCTGAACATGCTGAGTAATCTTGAAATGATCGCTCACGTTGTTCATGGCGAGTCACGTGGTGAGATTTATAAAGGTAAGGTTGCTGTGGCGTCTGTTATTCTGAATCGCGTTCAATCTTCCGCATTTCCAGGAAGTACATACGGGGTAATTTATCAGCAAAACGCATTTACTGCGCTAAATGATGGCCAGTATTGGCTCACGCCTGATGCTTCTTCTTACCGCGCTGCGAAGGATGCTTACTTTGGATGGGATCCGTCTGGAGGCGCGACGTATTACTACAATCCGAGCGGCGTTTCGGATGAGTGGATTTATTCACGTGAAGTGATTAAGACGATTGGGCAGCATGTGTATGCGAGGTAG
- a CDS encoding alpha-glucosidase, whose product MCSMWWKESVVYQIYPRSFKDSNGDGIGDIRGIISKLDYLKELGVDVVWLSPVYQSPNDDNGYDISDYEKIMPEFGTMADWEELLEEMHQRGIKLVMDLVVNHTSDEHPFFVESLKSKDNPYRDYYIWRPGEEKEPPTDWEASFGGSTWDFDQQTEEHYLHMFSPKQPDLNWENPALRQEIYSMMKFWLDKGVDGFRMDVINMISKKEFLAPYEDFEQGVQVNKAFEHNGARVHTFLQEMNREVFSHYDTMTVGECPKVSPDEALLYTASERKELNMVFQFEHMSLDKIKGKKKWDLKPLELHDLKENLSKWQYKLADQGWNSLYWNNHDQPRIVSRFGNDTDYREQSAKMLATLLHMMKGTPYIYQGEEIGMTNVNFETIHQYQDIETINMYKERVLEGDYGQNGVMTSIHAKSRDNARTPMQWDHSKHAGFTDGSPWLDVNPNYKDINVAQSLDDPNSIFHYYKQLIQLRKEYDVIVHGTYDLILKDHPSLFVYTRTLGKQQLLVLNNFYGEECDFTLPQSISYESKELLISNYCGNQNEDIENIHLQPYESRVYLLKM is encoded by the coding sequence GTGTGCAGCATGTGGTGGAAAGAAAGTGTTGTGTATCAAATCTATCCAAGAAGTTTCAAGGATAGTAATGGAGATGGTATTGGTGATATCAGGGGAATCATCTCTAAGCTTGATTATTTAAAAGAATTAGGGGTTGATGTTGTCTGGTTATCACCAGTCTATCAATCGCCAAATGATGATAATGGCTATGATATTAGTGATTATGAGAAGATTATGCCTGAATTCGGGACGATGGCAGACTGGGAAGAATTACTTGAAGAGATGCACCAAAGAGGGATTAAGCTTGTGATGGACCTTGTGGTGAATCATACTTCTGATGAGCATCCTTTCTTTGTAGAGTCGCTCAAATCAAAAGATAATCCTTACCGTGATTATTATATTTGGAGACCAGGTGAGGAGAAGGAGCCACCAACGGATTGGGAAGCCTCTTTTGGTGGTTCGACCTGGGACTTTGATCAACAAACGGAAGAACATTACCTGCATATGTTCTCACCAAAGCAGCCGGATCTCAATTGGGAGAACCCAGCGCTTCGTCAGGAAATTTATTCGATGATGAAGTTCTGGCTTGATAAAGGTGTAGATGGTTTCCGTATGGATGTCATTAATATGATTTCCAAAAAGGAATTTCTAGCGCCTTATGAGGATTTTGAACAAGGGGTGCAAGTGAACAAAGCCTTCGAACACAACGGGGCACGCGTCCATACGTTTCTCCAGGAGATGAATCGCGAAGTATTCTCACACTACGATACGATGACAGTTGGCGAGTGCCCAAAAGTGTCCCCAGATGAAGCGCTCCTCTATACAGCGAGCGAACGAAAAGAACTTAACATGGTTTTTCAATTTGAGCATATGAGCCTTGATAAAATAAAGGGCAAAAAAAAGTGGGATCTGAAACCATTGGAGTTACATGATCTTAAAGAAAATCTATCGAAGTGGCAATACAAATTGGCTGACCAAGGATGGAACAGTTTGTACTGGAACAACCATGACCAACCTCGGATTGTCTCACGATTCGGAAATGATACAGATTACCGAGAACAATCAGCAAAAATGCTAGCCACCCTTCTGCACATGATGAAAGGAACGCCTTACATTTATCAGGGAGAGGAAATCGGTATGACAAATGTGAACTTCGAGACGATTCATCAATATCAGGATATTGAAACGATAAACATGTATAAGGAAAGAGTCCTTGAAGGAGATTACGGCCAAAATGGCGTGATGACTTCTATCCACGCGAAAAGTCGCGACAACGCTCGCACGCCCATGCAATGGGATCATTCCAAACATGCAGGATTTACAGATGGCTCACCGTGGCTCGACGTAAATCCGAACTACAAAGACATTAACGTGGCTCAATCGCTAGACGATCCCAATTCCATTTTTCATTACTACAAGCAACTCATTCAATTAAGGAAAGAGTATGATGTGATTGTTCATGGAACGTATGATTTAATTCTGAAAGATCACCCATCCCTTTTCGTATATACAAGGACACTAGGAAAACAGCAGCTGCTCGTCCTAAATAATTTCTACGGTGAGGAGTGTGACTTCACGTTACCTCAGTCTATTTCTTATGAATCAAAAGAACTGCTCATCAGCAACTATTGTGGAAATCAAAATGAAGACATCGAAAACATTCATCTTCAGCCGTACGAATCAAGAGTTTACTTGCTAAAAATGTAG
- a CDS encoding LacI family DNA-binding transcriptional regulator, whose amino-acid sequence MKKEINITEVAKKAGVSIATVSRVFNNQGPVKESTRKKIQQIIEETGYSPNILARELAEQKTHLIGIIVHDLTGEGIPRVINGVNEVLGAKGYNLLIACTNGSLENELKQFEIFRSKRVEGIMFATRVFQPEHIEIIKKLPIPVVSLLQNTEQDAIPYVAFDNYNFAFEGTKRLIELGHTTIGFIGGPKHSINGEERFKGYLDAHKEAGIQCHSDIIVNGNYHIEDGYHKMELIYAENNQLTAVVAANDGMAIGALNYLQDQNVVVPDEVSVLALDDTVLAKASRLKLSGVHYSYTALGQKGAGIMMKMIENAQFDYEKCIIPYEICMRESVAEAERK is encoded by the coding sequence GTGAAGAAAGAAATCAATATTACAGAGGTCGCCAAAAAAGCTGGTGTATCGATTGCGACTGTTTCACGAGTGTTCAATAATCAAGGGCCTGTAAAGGAAAGCACGAGGAAGAAGATCCAACAGATTATTGAAGAAACAGGCTATTCTCCTAATATTCTAGCCAGGGAACTCGCAGAGCAAAAGACCCACTTGATTGGCATCATCGTGCATGATTTAACTGGTGAAGGGATTCCACGGGTAATCAATGGCGTAAATGAAGTCCTTGGGGCAAAAGGATATAATCTCTTAATTGCTTGCACGAACGGAAGTCTAGAGAACGAACTCAAGCAGTTTGAAATTTTTCGCTCAAAGAGGGTGGAAGGAATTATGTTTGCAACGCGGGTGTTTCAGCCTGAGCATATTGAGATTATCAAAAAGCTACCGATTCCGGTCGTTTCCCTTCTTCAGAATACCGAACAGGATGCGATCCCGTATGTTGCCTTTGATAACTATAATTTTGCTTTCGAGGGGACAAAGCGCTTGATTGAACTCGGACATACGACCATCGGGTTCATTGGAGGACCAAAACATTCCATTAACGGTGAAGAACGATTTAAAGGATACCTTGATGCCCATAAGGAAGCTGGAATCCAATGTCATTCTGATATCATTGTTAACGGAAATTACCATATCGAAGACGGGTATCACAAAATGGAATTAATCTATGCGGAAAATAATCAGTTAACAGCGGTGGTCGCAGCAAACGATGGAATGGCGATCGGCGCTCTGAATTATTTACAAGATCAGAATGTTGTTGTCCCTGACGAGGTATCAGTGCTGGCATTGGATGATACCGTACTCGCTAAGGCATCAAGATTGAAACTATCTGGTGTGCACTATTCCTATACCGCGTTAGGTCAAAAGGGCGCCGGTATCATGATGAAGATGATCGAAAATGCTCAATTTGATTATGAGAAATGCATTATCCCATACGAAATCTGCATGAGAGAAAGTGTGGCAGAGGCAGAACGAAAATAG